The Castor canadensis chromosome 8, mCasCan1.hap1v2, whole genome shotgun sequence genome contains a region encoding:
- the Tob2 gene encoding protein Tob2, with amino-acid sequence MQLEIKVALHFIISYLYNKLPRRRADLFGEELERLLKKKYEGHWYPDKPLKGSGFRCVHIGEMVDPVVELAAKRSGLAVEDVRANVPEELSVWIDPFEVSYQIGEKGTVKVLYLDENEGGGAPELDKEIKSSFNPDAQVFVPIGSQDSSLSNSPSPSFGQSPSPTFIPRSAQPITFTTASFAATKFGSTKMKKGGGASNGGVVASNGASGQQPPQQQPRMARSPTNNLLKHKSLSLSMHSLNLITANPAPQSQLSPNAKEFVYNGGGSPSLFFDGADGQGSGTSAPFGSSGAGTCNSSSFDMSQVFGGGTNSLFLEKTPFVEGFSYNLNTMQYPNQPFQPVVLAN; translated from the coding sequence ATGCAGCTAGAGATCAAGGTGGCTCTGCACTTCATCATCTCCTATTTATACAACAAGCTGCCCCGGCGCCGGGCAGACCTGTTTGGGGAGGAGCTAGAGCGGCTTTTGAAAAAGAAGTATGAAGGCCACTGGTATCCCGACAAGCCATTGAAGGGTTCTGGCTTCCGCTGTGTTCACATTGGGGAGATGGTGGACCCTGTGGTAGAGCTAGCTGCCAAGCGGAGTGGCCTAGCAGTAGAGGATGTGCGGGCCAACGTGCCTGAGGAACTGAGTGTCTGGATTGACCCTTTTGAGGTGTCCTACCAGATTGGTGAGAAGGGAACTGTGAAAGTGCTCTACCTGGATGAGAACGAGGGTGGGGGAGCCCCAGAACTGGATAAGGAGATCAAGAGCAGCTTCAACCCTGATGCCCAGGTATTTGTACCCATCGGCAGCCAGGACAGCTCCCTGTCCAACTCCCCATCACCGTCCTTTGGCCAGTCACCCAGCCCCACCTTTATTCCTCGTTCTGCCCAGCCCATCACCTTCACCACCGCCTCCTTTGCTGCCACCAAATTTGGCTCCACCAAGATGAAGAAGGGTGGTGGGGCATCAAATGGTGGGGTTGTGGCCAGCAATGGGGCAAGTGGCCAACAGCCACCACAGCAGCAGCCTCGCATGGCCCGCTCACCTACCAACAACCTGCTGAAGCACAAGAGCCTCTCTTTGTCTATGCATTCACTGAACCTCATCACAGCCAACCCGGCCCCTCAGTCCCAACTTTCACCCAATGCCAAGGAGTTTGTGTACAACGGTGGTGGCTCACCCAGCCTCTTCTTTGATGGGGCTGATGGCCAGGGCAGTGGCACTTCAGCCCCCTTTGGGAGCAGTGGAGCTGGCACCTGCAACAGCAGCAGCTTCGACATGTCCCAGGTATTTGGAGGTGGCACCAACAGCCTCTTCTTGGAGAAGACACCCTTTGTGGAAGGCTTCAGCTACAACCTGAACACCATGCAGTATCCCAACCAGCCGTTCCAGCCAGTTGTGCTGGCCAACTGA